One window of Drosophila santomea strain STO CAGO 1482 unplaced genomic scaffold, Prin_Dsan_1.1 Segkk98_quiver_pilon_scaf, whole genome shotgun sequence genomic DNA carries:
- the LOC120457983 gene encoding histone H4 encodes MTGRGKGGKGLGKGGAKRHRKVLRDNIQGITKPAIRRLARRGGVKRISGLIYEETRGVLKVFLENVIRDAVTYTEHAKRKTVTAMDVVYALKRQGRTLYGFGG; translated from the coding sequence ATGACTGGTCGTGGTAAAGGAGGCAAGGGATTGGGAAAAGGTGGCGCCAAGCGTCATCGCAAAGTGCTTCGTGATAACATCCAAGGTATCACGAAGCCTGCTATCCGCCGTTTGGCTCGTCGTGGCGGTGTGAAGCGCATATCTGGACTCATATACGAGGAAACGCGTGGTGTTCTGAAGGTTTTCTTGGAGAACGTAATTCGTGATGCCGTCACCTACACCGAACACGCTAAGAGAAAGACTGTTACAGCCATGGATGTTGTGTACGCTCTGAAGAGGCAAGGCCGCACCCTCTACGGATTTGGCGGTTAA
- the LOC120457932 gene encoding histone H2A yields MSGRGKGGKVKGKAKSRSNRAGLQFPVGRIHRLLRKGNYAERVGAGAPVYLAAVMEYLAAEVLELAGNAARDNKKTRIIPRHLQLAIRNDEELNKLLSGVTIAQGGVLPNIQAVLLPKKTEKKA; encoded by the coding sequence ATGTCTGGACGTGGAAAAGGTGGCAAAGTGAAGGGAAAGGCAAAGTCCCGCTCCAACCGTGCCGGTCTTCAATTCCCTGTGGGCCGTATTCACCGTCTGCTCCGGAAGGGCAACTACGCCGAGCGTGTTGGTGCAGGCGCTCCAGTTTACCTAGCAGCCGTAATGGAATATCTGGCCGCTGAAGTTCTCGAGTTGGCAGGCAATGCTGCTCGTGACAACAAGAAGACTAGAATTATTCCGCGTCATTTACAGCTGGCCATCCGCAACGACGAGGAGTTAAACAAGCTGCTCTCCGGCGTCACTATTGCCCAAGGTGGAGTCTTGCCGAATATTCAGGCTGTTCTGTTGCCCAAAAAGACCGAGAAGAAGGCTTAA